From the Cloeon dipterum chromosome 4, ieCloDipt1.1, whole genome shotgun sequence genome, the window GGCAGTTACCAAATAATGGGAGTAATGTGTGTCAGAGTCGGTAATTTAGTCCAGCgatgtaaaaatgaaattaaaaccaataggcaaaattagtaaaaaatggccaatagattaaaattagcattaattaatacaGTACGAGACTATAATTTATCTAATGTCtactttataaaataaatcatccaGGATAACAAATAGTACAAGATCACAAAAGAGTCGTTTTCTTATGATAATTATTCACTGGAAAATTATGTAACATGAATTCATGAAGAATATACCAGCAGAATGGGGCAAAATTAGAACAACTCTGAACCAGGCAAACTCTAAATTCTCTATGTCAGGCAAATTGACGAACCTTTATCAGAAATATGCAATTGGTGCCAATTTCATGATTAATATTGTGTTAAAGAcagtaattttgataattaaaaaaaattagcattatttttcttaatttaaaaatttcccatttcatAGTTCTGTGATGAGTTTCTAATTATTACTGAAATAATTACATACATTAAGATCTGAAAATCCTGATACACCCCTAAATGCAAGGGAGGCAAATGGAAGGGTGTTGCATACAGGATTTTCTCCCATGTTAATATCAATATCGGTTCCTCTGGCTATCACTCAATTTATATCACTCtacttttctcattttcaattCTACTCCCTGTTCTAATACACgtcttaatattttagaaaagtgaATTCGCGCCGTTAGGACGCGTTCTCAGCGTTATGCGGCAGATGGTGTTACTGCAGACGCCTGCGCGCTAGTACCTTTCTGGTCATTGATTTTGCGGATTTTGCTGTCCAACGCCCTAAAATCTAAATCAAGTTGCTAAGACTTGAATAGAAGCCATTTCAAATGGAGTACAACATGGCGCTGTGCTAATCAATAATATGGCATGGTGGAAATAGGTAGAGGGTCTCTGACGTCATAACTCTAACATGGCGTCCACTCGTAGCCTCTTTGTTGGAATGCTGCTAGTTTGACCgttgctcgctcgcgcgcaTTTTCTGCTTTCAGAAGCGCTTCCTCCGTTGACAGGCTGAGGAGAGATTCTGTCGCTCGCACTTTCAAGCCAAAAATCTTAATTCAAAATGAGGGAAATCGTTCACATTCAGGCCGGCCAATGCGGTAACCAGATTGGTGCTAAGGTGAGATgagaatttcattattttcagtgGAGAATTTCAGGAAATATATGCATGAATTCACGGCTGCCATCTTACTGCCggcgaatttaatttactcgATTTTTGGATTTCGAGCCTTTTAACCGCCGCTTGTagctttaaaacatttcaaacaTCAAAGTGAGGATCAAGCTTTCAATTAAGTTAGTATTTTTCTCGGTTAATTAGCCTAACTTGCGAATTTCCGGTCGGTTGAAGCTTACAGTGACccgttataaaaaaattcgttttgcCGCAGTGCATCAATAACATGGAGCGAAACCGGGCAGGAAGTTACCTTACATGGTTGAGTCGACCGGCTCATGCAAGTCCTAATTTGGCTTATCGCTAACAATTTAACGTGGAAAATGAAGCTCTGACGCCATCTCCTTTAGAGTTTACTCAGAATcgccatttaattttatatttttcatatatacTTTATATGAATACATAGGTACTTAATATAATACATGATACGCCCCATGTTCAACGCTACCCTTCGCATGTGGCGTTTATTGATCCGCACTAAACCGTCATGCATCGATTGCTACACAGAGGGGAAACCCCCACAATAATTACGATTGGCTAgttgcaatattattttaacgaCCCTCTGTTCTAATTAATGCACCTACATCGCGTGCTGGaaacgcaattaattttatttatcaacagTAATATGattcgcttttttaaaatagagagTTAATTCCTTATATACAAGCCATTTACTCCTTAATTTGGCtgtctttcaataatttattaaaatttgaaaacaacttaaagttttaattattgtttaattgttttagttCTGGGAAATCATCTCTGACGAGCATGGAATTGACCCCACTGGTGCCTACCATGGAGACAGCGAATTACAGTTGGAACGCATCAATGTCTACTACAATGAAGCGTCTGGTGGCAAGTACGTGCCCAGGGCCATTCTGGTCGATCTTGAGCCCGGCACCATGGACTCCGTCAGGTCGGGACCATTTGGACAGATCTTCAGGCCAGACAACTTTGTCTTCGGACAGAGCGGCGCCGGCAACAACTGGGCCAAGGGCCATTACACAGAAGGCGCTGAGCTTGTTGACTCAGTTTTGGATGTAGTGAGGAAAGAGGCTGAGGGCTGCGACTGCCTGCAGGGATTCCAGCTGACGCACTCTTTGGGTGGTGGCACCGGCTCCGGCATGGGCACCCTCCTCATCTCTAAGATCAGGGAGGAGTACCCCGACAGAATCATGAACACATACTCAGTCGTCCCTAGCCCGAAAGTAAGctttgattcaaatttcataatgCATAGTTTctaatgattttattcttcAAGGTGTCAGACACTGTCGTCGAACCATACAACGCCACCCTCTCGGTCCACCAGCTTGTTGAAAACACTGACGAGACCTACTGCATTGACAATGAGGCCCTTTACGACATCTGCTTCAGGACCCTCAAGCTGTCGACACCCACATATGGAGACCTGAACCATCTCGTCTCCCTGACCATGTCCGGCGTCACCACCTGCCTCCGATTCCCTGGCCAGCTGAACGCTGACCTCCGCA encodes:
- the LOC135943405 gene encoding tubulin beta-1 chain-like, with the translated sequence MREIVHIQAGQCGNQIGAKFWEIISDEHGIDPTGAYHGDSELQLERINVYYNEASGGKYVPRAILVDLEPGTMDSVRSGPFGQIFRPDNFVFGQSGAGNNWAKGHYTEGAELVDSVLDVVRKEAEGCDCLQGFQLTHSLGGGTGSGMGTLLISKIREEYPDRIMNTYSVVPSPKVSDTVVEPYNATLSVHQLVENTDETYCIDNEALYDICFRTLKLSTPTYGDLNHLVSLTMSGVTTCLRFPGQLNADLRKLAVNMVPFPRLHFFMPGFAPLTSRGSQQYRALTVPELTQQMFDAKNMMAACDPRHGRYLTVAAIFRGRMSMKEVDEQMLNIQNKNSSYFVEWIPNNVKTAVCDIPPRGLKMSATFIGNSTAIQELFKRISEQFTAMFRRKAFLHWYTGEGMDEMEFTEAESNMNDLVSEYQQYQEATADEDAEFDEEPEAEEN